The Longimicrobiaceae bacterium region CGACAGCTCCGCGCGCTGGATGTTCTCCACGATGGCGAGCACCAGCATGGCACGGTCGTCGATCTCCTTGACGACCACCGGGACCTCGGTCCACTCCAGGCGGCGGATCGCCCGCCAGCGCCGCTCGCCCGCGATCAGCTCCCACTCCGCCCCCTCCGGGGTGGAGGCGGTGCGGGGGCGCACCACCAGCGGCTGGAGGAGTCCGTTCTCGCGGATGGAGGCCTCCAGCTCGGCCAGCTGCTCCGGGGCGAACTCGCGCCGCGGCTGGAACGGGTTGGGGGCGATGCGCGCGACGGGGACCACCTGGATCCCCTCCTGCCCCGCGCCCCCCTCCTGGGGGAGGTACTCGCCCAGGAGCGCGCCCAGCCCCTTCCCCAGCCGCCCCTGCTTCCTGGCTCCGGACACGGGCTACTCCCCTCCCGCCGCCACCGCGAGCGCCGGCTCGGCGCCGCGGGGGCTCGCGTGCGGCGCGCGGGCGATCACCTCCCGGGCGAGCGAGAGGTAGCTCTTGGCCCCCACGGAGACGATGTCGTACAGCACGATGGGCTTGCCGAAGCTCGGCGCCTCCGCGATCCGCACGTTCCGGGGGATGGCGGTGCGGTACACCTTGGCCCCGAAGTACTCCTTGGCCTCGTCCGCCACCTGGCGGGAGAGGTTGAGGCGCCCGTCGAACATGGTGAGCAGCACCCCCTCGATCTGCAGGCGGGGGTTCAGGCTCTTCTGGACGATGCGGATGGTGTTGAGGAGCTGCGAGAGCCCCTCCAGCGCGTAGAACTCGCACTGGATGGGGATCAGCACCGCGTCCGCCGCCGTGAGGGTGTTCAGCGTCAGCAGGCCGAGCGACGGGGGGCAGTCGATCAGGATGTACTCGTACCGGTCGCGCAGCGGCTCCAGCGCCTCGCGGAGGATCCCCTCGCGCATCGCGCGGCTCACCAGCTCCACCTCCACCCCGACCAGGTCCTGCGTCGCCGGGGCCACGTCCAGGTAGGGGAAGTGCACCCGGGGGACGATCACTTCCTCCAGCGCCGCCCCCTCCACCAGCACGTCGTACATCGACCGCTCCACATCGTCCTTGACGATCCCCAGCCCGCTGGTGGCGTTCCCCTGCGGGTCGGTGTCGATGACGAGCGTCTTCTTCTCGGCGACCGCGAGGCACGCCCCCAGGTTGATGGCGGTGGTGGTCTTCCCGACGCCGCCCTTCTGGTTTGCGATGGCGATGATGCGCGACAAGGCTGGTTCCTGCTCTCGAGGTGGGAGGTGGAGCCCCAATATAACCCGACCGCCCGGGGAGCGTCCAGCGACTAGCGCGCGTGCGCGCGAGAACGTTCCACGTGGAACATAAGGGGAGTGCTCACGCACTCCGTCGTTTCCGCACCTCGACGACGAGGTTCTGCAGGTCGCTCGGGCTGACGCCCGGGATGCGGCCCGCCTGGGCGAGCGTGGCGGGGCGGATCCGCGCCAGCTTCTGGCGCGCCTCGAAGGAGAGCGACGCCAGCTCGGGGTAGGGGAGGTCGTCGGGAAGGGGGAAGGCGGCGTGGCGCCGGAGCGACTCCGCCCGCTCGCGCTCGCGCGCCAGGTAGCCCTCGTAGCGCAGCTCCATCTCCGCGGCGGCGAGCGCCCCCTCCAGGGCGTCGGGGTCGTCCACCCCCGGGTCGGCCTCCACGGCCGCGACCAGGTCGCGCGCGGAGGTGCCGGGGCGGCGGACGAGCTGGGCCAGGCGGGTGGGCTCGCGGATCGGCGACTGCCCCGCCGCCTCCAGGACGGGGTTGACCTCGTCGGGCGCGGCGTTGGTGCTCGCCAGCCAGCGGCGCACCCGCGCCTCCGTCTCGGTGCGGCGGTGCAGGAGCTCGGCCTGCTTCGGGGTGAGGAGCCCGACCCGCTCCGCGATGGGGCCCAGGCGGGCGAGGGCGTTGTCCTGCCGGAGGGT contains the following coding sequences:
- a CDS encoding ParB/RepB/Spo0J family partition protein encodes the protein MSGARKQGRLGKGLGALLGEYLPQEGGAGQEGIQVVPVARIAPNPFQPRREFAPEQLAELEASIRENGLLQPLVVRPRTASTPEGAEWELIAGERRWRAIRRLEWTEVPVVVKEIDDRAMLVLAIVENIQRAELSPLDEAAGYQKLVEEFGFTQQEVADSVGKDRSTVANLLRLLQLPASVQGMVGRGELSMGHARAILGLGGEREMAELAREAAERGLSVRTVEERVRSRRAPAEPAGPG
- a CDS encoding AAA family ATPase, with product MSRIIAIANQKGGVGKTTTAINLGACLAVAEKKTLVIDTDPQGNATSGLGIVKDDVERSMYDVLVEGAALEEVIVPRVHFPYLDVAPATQDLVGVEVELVSRAMREGILREALEPLRDRYEYILIDCPPSLGLLTLNTLTAADAVLIPIQCEFYALEGLSQLLNTIRIVQKSLNPRLQIEGVLLTMFDGRLNLSRQVADEAKEYFGAKVYRTAIPRNVRIAEAPSFGKPIVLYDIVSVGAKSYLSLAREVIARAPHASPRGAEPALAVAAGGE